In one window of Anser cygnoides isolate HZ-2024a breed goose chromosome 3, Taihu_goose_T2T_genome, whole genome shotgun sequence DNA:
- the ZBTB24 gene encoding zinc finger and BTB domain-containing protein 24 isoform X2: MAETAPDPSEKLVVIHSKTHKDTILANFEEQRKKDFLCDITLIVENVQFRAHKALLAASSEYFSMMFVDEGEIGQSIYMLEGMVADTFGALLEFIYTGYLHASEKSTEQILATAQLLKVNDLVCAYTDYQASRSPSSALPAPSNSGTSVALIASDKKNEEPPKRKRGRPRKVKTVQEEKSAANSPEDVQLRENNSMQNKQNFMKKDMAVEETVVSEQDPARKDAEEAEPACGSEAAVDLSAEKDENYDPKSEGMQSTQSRYSKRRIRRSIKLKDYKLLGEEDEKGLAKRTDGKRKRTGSEARCKDCGKVFKYNHFLAIHQRSHTGERPFKCSECGKGFSQKHSLQVHERMHTGERPYTCTVCSKALTTKHSLLEHMSLHTGQKAFTCDQCGKYFSQKRQLKSHYRVHTGRSLPECNQCHRKFMDAAQLKKHLRTHTGEKPFTCEICGKSFTAKSSLQTHIRIHRGEKPYSCGICGKSFSDSSAKRRHCILHTGKKPFSCPECSLQFARLDNLKSHLKIHSKEKQFQEASAAPSSNTNSEVRNILQLQQYQLATSGGQEIQLLVTDAVHNINFMPSHNQGISIVTAENAPNMTTGQAANLTLLAQPPQQLQNLLLSAPQEQAEQIQSINVMANQIEAAQPEQMHVITLSKEALEHLHTHQGQNEHIHLAGSSHPAQHMQLTQESSQQSHSSQDTVPSHQISEEQNQNVQVSESHQQPLSVNESAHEHPVQGQPF, translated from the exons atggCAGAGACGGCTCCTGACCCTTCTGAGAAACTGGTTGTCATCCACTCGAAAACTCACAAAGATACCATTCTAGCTAACTTtgaagaacaaaggaaaaaagactttCTTTGTGACATTACTCTAATAGTGGAGAATGTGCAATTCAGAGCCCATAAAGCTTTGCTCGCTGCCAGCAGTGAGTACTTTTCAATGATGTTTGTAGATGAGGGCGAAATAGGGCAGTCAATTTACATGCTGGAGGGAATGGTTGCCGACACCTTTGGAGCACTACTAGAATTTATCTACACTGGTTACCTGCACGCCAGCgaaaaaagcacagaacaaaTTCTAGCTACCGCACAGCTTCTGAAAGTGAATGACCTGGTGTGTGCCTACACCGACTACCAGGCCAGCCGCAGCCCAAGTAGCGCGCTGCCAGCGCCGTCTAACAGTGGCACCTCCGTAGCCCTTATTGCAAGCGACAAGAAAAATGAGGAGCCGCCCAAGCGAAAACGAGGGCGACCGAGGAAAGTCAAGACTgtccaggaagaaaaatcagcagcaaATTCTCCTGAAGATGTGCAGCTGAGAGAGAACAACTCCatgcaaaacaagcaaaattttatgaaaaaagaCATGGCAGTAGAAGAAACAGTTGTCAGTGAACAGGATCCAGCAAGGAAAGATGCAGAAGAAGCGGAACCTGCTTGTGGCTCAGAAGCTGCTGTCGATCTGTCAGCTGAGAAGGATGAGAATTATGATCCCAAATCTGAAGGAATGCAGAGCACTCAGAGCCGTTACAGCAAACGTAGAATAAGGAGGTCAATCAAACTAAAAGATTATAAGCTGCTTGGTGAAGAGGATGAAAAAGGACTGGCAAAGAGaactgatggaaaaagaaaacgtACAGGTTCTGAAGCTCGCTGTAAAGACTGTGgcaaagtatttaaatataatcaCTTTTTAGCTATTCATCAGAGAAGTCATACAG GGGAGCGCCCTTTTAAGTGCAGTGAATGTGGCAAAGGCTTTTCCCAGAAGCACTCTCTTCAGGTCCACGAGCGGATGCACACTGGAGAGCGGCCGTACACGTGCACTGTCTGCAGCAAGGCTCTCACAACAAAGCATTCTCTTCTGGAGCACATGAGCCTACATACAG GGCAAAAGGCTTTTACATGCGATCAGTGTGGGAAGTACTTCAGCCAAAAGAGACAACTGAAGAGCCATTATCGAGTACACACAG GCCGTTCATTGCCGGAATGTAACCAGTGTCATCGCAAATTCATGGATGCAGCTCAGTTAAAGAAACATCTAAGAACACATACAG GTGAGAAGCCCTTCACTTGTGAAATTTGTGGTAAATCATTCACAGCTAAAAGTTCTCTTCAGACTCACATTAGAATTCACAG aggagaaaagcCATATTCTTGTGGGATATGTGGAAAATCCTTCTCTGATTCCAGTGCTAAGAGAAGACACTGCATCTTACACACAGGCAAAAAGCCGTTTTCTTGCCCGGAATGTAGTTTGCAGTTTGCTCGTCTGGACAACCTGAAGTCTCATTTGAAAATTCATAGCAAGGAAAAGCAGTTTCAGGAAGCCAgcgctgctcccagcagcaacACTAATTCGGAAGTCAGAAACATTCTTCAGCTGCAGCAGTATCAACTTGCCACCTCTGGAGGGCAGGAAATTCAGCTGCTGGTTACAGACGCAGTGCATAATATAAACTTCATGCCTAGTCATAATCAAGGCATCAGCATTGTCACTGCGGAAAATGCCCCAAATATGACAACGGGGCAGGCTGCTAACCTCACGCTGCTTGCTCAGCCACCGCAGCAGTTGCAAAACTTGTTGCTTTCAGCTCCGCAGGAGCAAGCGGAGCAAATCCAAAGCATCAATGTGATGGCAAACCAAATAGAGGCTGCCCAGCCTGAACAAATGCATGTCATCACTCTTTCCAAGGAAGCATTAGAACATCTCCACACTCATCAAGGGCAAAATGAACACATCCACTTAGCAGGATCTTCCCATCCAGCTCAGCACATGCAGCTGACTCAGGAATCAAGTCAACAGTCTCACTCCAGCCAAGATACAGTTCCTTCCCATCAAATTAGTGAAGAACAGAATCAAAATGTACAGGTTTCTGAATCCCATCAGCAGCCTCTGTCGGTAAATGAGTCAGCTCATGAGCATCCTGTTCAAGGGCAACCTTTCTGA